Proteins found in one Irregularibacter muris genomic segment:
- the ade gene encoding adenine deaminase, translating to MMNKRFSLQEVTKELVAVAKGTKPAQMVIKGGKLINVNTGEILPHMDVAITHGRIALVGDAAHTIGPDTQVIDAKGLYISPGFMDGHIHVESSMMTVGEYARAVVPHGTTSIYMDPHEIANVLGIEGVGLMTKESRNLPLRTFVAMPSCVPAAPGFEDTGAHIGPKEIKEAMAWEEVVGLGEMMNFPGVIYGDDFIHQELQATLEADKTITGHFSIQETGADLNAYIASGVRCCHESVRAEDALAKMRLGMYVQLREGSAWHDVKETIKSITENSIDSRFATLVSDDTHPNTLITLGHLDHIVKRAIEEGVKPITAIQMVTLNVAQCFGMDKDLGTVSPGRWADIVLLSDLTQVKVEKVIANGELVAEEGKMLVEIPKVEYPEAAKNTMNLAKKLEAKDFVVPTPTPEMTQAKVRVMEIIEAKVGTYARECVLPIENGVVTNDLDQDIIKAVVIERHHGTGTMGKGFVKGFHLKAGAVASTVAHDSHNLLIVGTNDEDMALAGNTLAEVGGGMVAVKDGKVIALLPLPIAGLMCQEPAEEVAKKVEALEEAWKKLGCDLVSPFMTMALIALAVLPELRLTNRGLVDTIKFELVDLFVQ from the coding sequence ATGATGAATAAAAGATTTTCCCTACAAGAAGTGACCAAGGAATTGGTGGCAGTAGCCAAAGGAACAAAGCCTGCCCAAATGGTCATCAAAGGAGGTAAACTGATTAATGTCAATACCGGCGAAATTCTTCCTCATATGGACGTAGCCATTACCCATGGAAGAATTGCCCTTGTAGGAGATGCTGCCCATACGATTGGACCAGATACTCAGGTTATTGATGCAAAGGGGCTTTATATTTCCCCTGGTTTCATGGATGGCCACATTCACGTGGAAAGCAGTATGATGACCGTAGGAGAATATGCTCGAGCAGTGGTACCCCATGGGACAACTTCAATCTATATGGATCCCCATGAAATCGCCAATGTACTGGGTATAGAAGGGGTAGGCCTAATGACTAAAGAAAGTCGTAATTTGCCCTTAAGAACCTTTGTGGCTATGCCCTCTTGTGTACCAGCTGCTCCAGGCTTTGAAGATACTGGTGCCCATATAGGACCTAAAGAAATTAAGGAAGCTATGGCCTGGGAAGAAGTCGTCGGACTAGGAGAAATGATGAACTTCCCTGGGGTCATTTATGGAGATGATTTTATCCATCAAGAACTACAAGCTACTTTAGAGGCCGATAAAACCATTACTGGTCATTTTTCTATTCAGGAGACCGGCGCTGACCTTAATGCCTATATTGCTTCGGGAGTAAGATGCTGTCATGAATCGGTAAGAGCAGAAGATGCCCTGGCCAAAATGCGCTTAGGAATGTACGTACAACTACGGGAAGGATCAGCATGGCATGATGTGAAAGAAACCATTAAAAGCATTACAGAAAATTCTATTGACAGTCGTTTTGCTACTTTGGTCAGTGATGATACCCACCCCAATACCTTAATTACCCTGGGGCATCTAGATCACATAGTGAAAAGAGCTATTGAAGAGGGAGTAAAACCCATTACCGCCATACAAATGGTGACTCTCAATGTAGCCCAATGCTTTGGCATGGATAAAGACCTGGGCACTGTCTCCCCTGGACGCTGGGCAGATATTGTTCTTCTCAGTGATTTAACCCAAGTAAAAGTAGAAAAGGTTATTGCCAATGGAGAGCTTGTAGCAGAGGAGGGAAAAATGCTTGTGGAAATTCCTAAGGTAGAATATCCAGAGGCAGCAAAGAATACCATGAATCTTGCTAAAAAATTAGAAGCTAAGGATTTTGTCGTCCCTACCCCTACTCCAGAAATGACCCAAGCTAAAGTCAGAGTTATGGAAATCATTGAGGCAAAGGTAGGCACCTATGCTAGAGAATGTGTCCTGCCTATAGAAAATGGTGTAGTCACCAATGATCTTGACCAAGATATTATAAAAGCTGTCGTTATTGAAAGACATCACGGCACTGGCACTATGGGAAAAGGCTTTGTTAAAGGCTTCCATCTCAAGGCGGGAGCCGTAGCCTCCACCGTAGCCCACGATTCCCACAACCTTCTTATTGTAGGCACTAATGATGAGGATATGGCCTTAGCGGGCAATACCCTGGCTGAAGTTGGGGGCGGAATGGTAGCCGTCAAAGATGGAAAAGTCATCGCCCTTCTTCCTCTCCCCATAGCAGGACTTATGTGCCAAGAACCAGCAGAAGAGGTGGCCAAGAAAGTAGAAGCTTTAGAGGAGGCTTGGAAGAAATTGGGCTGTGACCTGGTCTCTCCCTTTATGACTATGGCTCTCATTGCCCTAGCCGTACTGCCAGAGCTTAGACTGACCAATAGAGGATTGGTGGATACTATAAAGTTTGAGTTAGTAGATTTATTTGTTCAATAA
- the asnS gene encoding asparagine--tRNA ligase, which translates to MEKVVVRQLVRDTKRYKDKEVEINGWIRTNRDQKAFGFMNLNDGTHFNTLQVVYERVNLENFEEIAHLGVGSAVTIRGTLVETPNAKQPFEIKAKEVIVEGDCPESFPIQPKRHTREFLREIAHLRPRTNLFSAVFRVRSLIAYAIHKFFQEKGFVYVHSPIITASDAEGAGEMFRVTTMDLKNPALTEDGKVDYSEDFFGRSTNLTVSGQLEAEVFALAFRDVYTFGPTFRAENSNTARHAAEFWMIEPEIAFADLEDNMTLAEDMMKYIINYVLEQAPEEMEFFNKFVDKGLKGRLENIIKSQFARVSYTEAVEMLKKSGEKFQYPVEWGNDLQTEHERYLSEKVFKKPVFVTDYPKDIKAFYMRLNEDGKTVAAMDLLVPGVGEIIGGSQREERLDVLEQRMEEFSIDKEDMEWYLDLRRYGGVKHAGYGLGFERAVMYITGVSNIRDVIPFPRTVNSCEY; encoded by the coding sequence ATGGAAAAAGTAGTCGTTAGACAATTAGTTAGAGATACCAAAAGATATAAGGATAAGGAAGTAGAAATTAACGGCTGGATAAGAACCAATCGGGATCAAAAGGCCTTTGGATTTATGAATCTAAATGACGGTACCCACTTCAATACCCTTCAAGTAGTGTATGAAAGAGTGAATCTAGAAAATTTTGAAGAAATAGCCCATTTGGGCGTAGGCTCCGCCGTGACCATTAGAGGAACGCTAGTAGAAACCCCTAATGCCAAGCAACCCTTTGAGATAAAAGCAAAGGAAGTAATAGTAGAAGGAGATTGCCCCGAAAGTTTTCCTATTCAACCTAAAAGACATACTAGAGAGTTCTTGAGGGAAATAGCCCATTTGCGTCCTAGAACCAATTTATTTAGTGCAGTATTTCGCGTACGTTCTTTAATTGCTTATGCTATACATAAATTCTTTCAAGAAAAGGGATTTGTCTATGTCCACTCTCCTATTATCACCGCTAGTGACGCAGAGGGAGCAGGAGAGATGTTTCGAGTAACCACTATGGATCTTAAAAACCCCGCTTTGACAGAGGATGGAAAAGTGGATTATTCTGAGGATTTCTTTGGGCGATCTACCAACCTTACAGTAAGTGGACAATTGGAAGCAGAAGTATTTGCTCTAGCCTTTCGAGACGTATATACCTTTGGACCTACCTTCAGAGCAGAAAATTCCAATACCGCTAGGCATGCTGCGGAATTTTGGATGATTGAGCCGGAAATTGCCTTTGCTGATCTAGAGGACAACATGACTCTGGCAGAGGATATGATGAAATACATCATTAACTACGTATTAGAACAGGCCCCAGAAGAAATGGAATTCTTTAATAAATTTGTAGATAAGGGATTAAAGGGAAGATTAGAAAACATCATTAAATCCCAATTTGCAAGGGTTAGTTATACAGAGGCTGTGGAAATGTTGAAAAAGTCTGGCGAAAAGTTCCAATATCCAGTAGAGTGGGGAAATGATCTACAGACAGAACATGAAAGATATCTTAGTGAAAAAGTATTTAAAAAACCAGTGTTTGTAACAGATTATCCTAAGGATATTAAAGCCTTTTATATGAGATTAAATGAAGATGGCAAAACTGTGGCAGCCATGGATCTACTAGTACCTGGTGTGGGAGAGATTATCGGTGGCAGCCAAAGGGAAGAAAGATTAGATGTCTTAGAACAAAGAATGGAAGAGTTTAGCATTGATAAGGAAGACATGGAGTGGTATCTCGATTTGAGAAGATATGGCGGAGTCAAACACGCAGGCTATGGTCTAGGCTTTGAAAGGGCTGTCATGTACATTACCGGAGTAAGTAATATCCGAGACGTTATTCCTTTCCCTAGAACAGTGAATTCTTGTGAATATTAA
- a CDS encoding Dps family protein, whose product MYGKLNQYLSNLAVLNVKLHNLHWNVVGLEFVQVHEFTESLYDDFFEKYDAVAELMKMREENPLVTMEDYLKNSSINELKENKFSPAEVLEIVKDDLSKMRDLAIEIRNLADEANDFVIVGEFEGHVADYDKNLWFLKAMLTK is encoded by the coding sequence ATGTACGGAAAATTAAATCAATATTTATCAAATCTAGCAGTATTAAATGTAAAGTTGCATAATTTACATTGGAATGTGGTAGGATTGGAGTTTGTACAAGTTCATGAGTTCACTGAATCCTTATATGATGATTTCTTTGAGAAATATGATGCAGTGGCAGAGTTAATGAAAATGAGAGAGGAAAATCCATTGGTTACTATGGAAGACTATCTTAAAAACTCCTCCATTAATGAATTAAAAGAGAATAAGTTTTCTCCTGCTGAAGTACTAGAAATTGTAAAAGATGATTTAAGCAAGATGAGAGATTTAGCCATTGAAATCAGAAACTTAGCCGATGAAGCTAATGATTTTGTAATAGTAGGCGAGTTTGAAGGTCATGTTGCCGATTATGATAAAAACCTATGGTTCTTAAAGGCAATGCTTACAAAATAG
- a CDS encoding response regulator transcription factor, with protein MIKVVVVEDEQLIRKGITLTTPWECFGCEVIGEGANGLQGKEMIERLKPDLVITDVRMPKMDGIQMLKELKDKVEVEYIIISGYDDFQYAQQAIRLGVRDYLLKPVEDKEFFDTLQRVVEYIQYKKQQRKLKKNIHHLQQREIKFFKEYLYQPESSSKDRYVMESINYIKEFYREDISVKTAAEHLYISESYLSRLLKKKTGYTFGEYLTNYRIKEALKLLTHQELKVYEVAHAVGYSDGRYFSSIFKKNVGLTPTEFKEGIYDKNMEEDNGNDRYHNI; from the coding sequence ATGATAAAGGTAGTGGTCGTAGAGGATGAACAATTAATTCGAAAGGGCATTACTCTTACCACACCCTGGGAATGCTTTGGCTGTGAAGTCATCGGAGAAGGGGCAAACGGACTGCAGGGTAAGGAAATGATAGAAAGATTGAAACCGGATTTGGTGATTACCGATGTACGCATGCCCAAAATGGATGGAATACAAATGTTAAAAGAACTTAAAGATAAGGTGGAGGTAGAGTATATCATTATTTCAGGCTATGATGATTTTCAATATGCCCAGCAGGCCATTCGGTTAGGAGTAAGGGACTATTTATTAAAACCGGTGGAGGATAAGGAGTTTTTTGATACCTTACAAAGGGTAGTGGAATATATTCAATACAAAAAACAGCAAAGGAAACTAAAGAAAAACATTCATCACTTGCAGCAAAGAGAGATAAAATTTTTTAAAGAATATTTATACCAGCCGGAAAGTTCCTCCAAAGATCGATATGTTATGGAGAGCATTAATTATATTAAGGAATTCTATAGGGAGGATATTTCGGTAAAAACTGCTGCGGAGCATTTATATATTAGTGAAAGTTATTTAAGTAGGTTATTAAAGAAAAAGACAGGATATACCTTTGGAGAATATTTGACTAATTATCGTATAAAAGAAGCTTTAAAATTATTGACTCATCAGGAGTTAAAGGTATATGAAGTTGCCCATGCAGTGGGCTATAGTGATGGACGGTATTTTAGTTCTATATTTAAAAAAAATGTTGGTCTTACCCCTACGGAATTTAAAGAGGGGATCTATGATAAGAATATGGAGGAGGACAATGGAAATGATAGATACCATAATATTTGA
- a CDS encoding HAD family hydrolase, with translation MIDTIIFDIGRVLLEYQPERYLKTKYSPSMEIAETLFENIFASAEWIELDRGTMEVTRAKEVIGKRIPHYQKQVEEVLDTWHELMVPIMGTVDIMNKLREKKYNIYLLSNMNDKIFDIVHKKYKFLREVDGEVISAHVKLLKPQREIYQEIIQKYNLTPSQCIFIDDMKPNAQGAEKVGIRGIHFISPQQLEAELKELGVL, from the coding sequence ATGATAGATACCATAATATTTGATATTGGAAGGGTTTTATTAGAGTATCAACCAGAAAGGTATTTAAAGACAAAGTATTCCCCATCCATGGAAATAGCAGAAACTCTTTTTGAAAATATCTTTGCTAGTGCCGAATGGATAGAATTAGATAGGGGCACAATGGAGGTAACAAGGGCAAAGGAAGTAATCGGAAAAAGAATTCCTCATTACCAAAAGCAGGTAGAGGAAGTTTTAGATACTTGGCATGAACTTATGGTACCCATAATGGGTACAGTAGATATCATGAATAAGCTAAGGGAAAAGAAATATAATATCTACTTACTTTCTAACATGAATGATAAAATTTTTGATATAGTACATAAAAAATATAAGTTTTTAAGGGAGGTAGATGGAGAGGTGATTTCTGCCCATGTAAAACTCTTAAAACCCCAAAGGGAAATCTACCAGGAAATTATCCAAAAATACAATTTAACTCCTTCTCAATGTATATTTATAGACGATATGAAACCCAATGCCCAAGGAGCAGAAAAAGTGGGGATAAGGGGAATACATTTTATCTCTCCCCAGCAGTTAGAGGCAGAGCTTAAGGAGTTAGGAGTATTGTAG
- a CDS encoding ABC transporter permease yields MSAAQLNSPLDNNPVGGKRSFSSYLNFWNVVTVLLFLTLAVSLLYPFSSLIYRSFLEKGTGSFTLANYKDFFDLPYYYSSLKNSLSVCITATILATLLGLPMAYIWTRFDIWGKKTINIMVILSLMSPPFIGAYSWILLLGRNGFLTKLFAGIGIEVPPIYGWTGIVLVFTLKFFSYIFLYVSGALKSIDSSLEEAAENLGVSGIKRILTVTFPLILPTISAGALMVFMTSLADFGTPMLIGEGYKVLPVLVYDEFMSEIGGNAAMASALSVIIIFISVAILLIQNLVVSRKNYMMSALRPPKVRKLTLGKKIAGTVFCFLIAGVAMAQQVVVLITSFIKTSGPIFVKGFSLGSYELVIHRLSRNITNTFLYSAIAIVIMIILGLLISYLVVRKRTKVTGLLDVLVMFPYVIPGAVLGITLLVAFNKPPIVLSGTAGILIMAYVIRKLPYTVRSSTAILHQIDPSIEEASINLGVSPMKTFFKVTALMMAPGVFSGAILSWITTINELSSSIILYTGKTSTISVAIYTEVIRASFGTAAALASILTVATVISLLLFYKFGGDEISI; encoded by the coding sequence ATGAGTGCAGCTCAATTGAATAGTCCTTTAGATAACAACCCTGTGGGAGGCAAGAGGTCTTTCAGTAGCTATCTAAATTTTTGGAATGTAGTCACGGTTCTCCTATTTTTGACCTTAGCTGTTTCTTTGTTATATCCATTTTCTTCCTTGATCTATCGAAGTTTTTTAGAGAAAGGGACAGGAAGCTTTACGCTGGCCAATTACAAGGACTTCTTTGACTTACCCTATTATTATAGCAGTTTAAAAAATAGTTTATCGGTATGTATCACCGCCACAATACTTGCTACCCTTTTAGGACTACCCATGGCCTATATTTGGACCAGATTTGATATTTGGGGAAAAAAGACCATCAATATTATGGTCATTTTATCCTTAATGTCTCCACCCTTTATCGGGGCTTATTCATGGATATTATTACTCGGTAGAAATGGATTTTTGACAAAATTATTTGCTGGTATAGGAATAGAAGTGCCCCCTATATACGGTTGGACGGGGATTGTATTGGTATTTACCTTGAAGTTTTTTTCCTATATTTTTTTATATGTATCTGGGGCATTGAAAAGCATAGATTCTTCTTTGGAAGAAGCAGCTGAAAACTTAGGGGTATCTGGAATAAAGAGAATTTTAACAGTTACATTTCCTTTAATCTTACCTACCATTTCAGCAGGAGCTTTGATGGTATTTATGACCTCTTTAGCTGACTTCGGTACCCCCATGCTCATAGGAGAAGGGTATAAAGTATTGCCTGTATTGGTATATGATGAATTTATGAGTGAAATAGGTGGTAATGCTGCTATGGCGAGTGCCCTGAGTGTAATCATTATTTTCATCTCTGTGGCGATATTATTAATACAAAATCTAGTGGTCTCCAGGAAAAATTATATGATGAGTGCCTTACGTCCACCAAAGGTAAGGAAATTAACTTTGGGGAAAAAGATTGCGGGGACAGTATTTTGTTTTCTTATTGCAGGAGTAGCCATGGCTCAGCAAGTAGTAGTGCTAATTACTTCCTTTATCAAGACCAGTGGGCCTATATTTGTGAAGGGCTTTAGTTTAGGAAGTTATGAACTGGTTATCCATAGACTCTCTAGAAATATAACCAATACTTTCCTGTATTCTGCCATAGCCATTGTTATTATGATTATCCTAGGACTTTTAATCTCCTACTTGGTAGTACGAAAGAGAACCAAAGTGACAGGTTTATTGGATGTTTTGGTGATGTTTCCCTATGTCATTCCAGGGGCTGTATTGGGGATCACTCTTTTAGTAGCCTTTAACAAGCCACCTATAGTGCTCAGCGGCACAGCAGGAATTTTGATTATGGCCTATGTCATTCGAAAGCTTCCCTATACGGTAAGATCTTCTACAGCCATACTTCATCAGATTGATCCCAGTATTGAAGAGGCCTCTATAAACCTTGGGGTTTCCCCTATGAAGACCTTCTTTAAGGTGACCGCTCTAATGATGGCGCCAGGAGTATTCTCAGGAGCAATACTTAGCTGGATTACCACCATAAATGAGTTAAGCTCCAGCATTATTCTCTATACAGGGAAGACTTCCACCATATCGGTAGCTATTTATACTGAGGTAATAAGGGCAAGTTTCGGAACAGCCGCCGCTCTAGCCTCCATATTAACAGTGGCTACAGTCATATCCTTACTACTGTTTTACAAATTTGGTGGAGATGAGATCTCTATTTAA
- a CDS encoding sensor histidine kinase yields the protein MNLKKPMGKYFYKLLLFFIIVSFIPLTIIGFFISGFSNESYKNIIYEQTNNYVLQVHERIDRLIEDYDRSLSTLYQDEQIKKVLLGELSKEESYQDIYEKIYYLMAPKKNKGPAYIINTEGELIFGTHPWTNPYDSKVHNNWGIFRKAIEAEGETVLYAHKYLDPSQNSIVLSMARAIFVENICVGYIIIDIPRTIIADILSYNETTLPFDMILIDQHQYVMINLKNPNEESSFLGQKYQRDMTKAHKDIYWNMNSHKPYLFLKHTSSYTHLETITLVSLDMIIQNNRDVKELILWAGGMSLFICLAIAWFLARNIAHPINELVSAMEDVEKGNLAVRVEFDRRDEIGMLGKSFNHMVERLKLLMNNLIQKQRKIRKSEVKLLQAQINPHFLYNALDSIKWMAKLNQMDEVTHITTHLGKLLRHSINIGDEFTTVEDSFHLIESYLYIQKVRLGDKLKINMHIEEKTLNYRIPKLILQPLVENAILHGFEEMEEECLLEILGYEEKDHIILQVMDNGKGIEEKEIENLYRSIKTDEHIGLYNVDQRVKLYYGRDYGVDILPRAQGGTKATLRIPKEIKDEEV from the coding sequence ATGAATTTGAAAAAACCCATGGGTAAATATTTTTATAAATTATTGCTATTCTTTATTATTGTAAGCTTTATTCCCCTTACGATAATAGGTTTTTTTATTAGTGGATTTTCCAATGAGTCCTATAAAAATATAATTTATGAACAGACCAATAATTATGTACTCCAAGTCCATGAGAGGATAGATAGACTTATTGAAGATTATGATAGGAGTTTATCTACACTATATCAAGATGAGCAAATTAAAAAGGTCTTGCTCGGAGAACTGTCTAAGGAAGAAAGTTATCAAGATATCTATGAAAAGATTTACTATTTGATGGCACCTAAGAAAAATAAAGGTCCTGCCTATATCATCAATACCGAAGGAGAACTTATCTTCGGTACCCATCCTTGGACAAATCCCTATGATTCTAAGGTACATAATAATTGGGGGATCTTTAGAAAAGCCATTGAGGCAGAGGGAGAAACTGTGCTCTATGCCCATAAATATTTAGATCCTAGTCAGAATAGTATTGTTCTTAGCATGGCAAGGGCAATTTTTGTAGAAAATATCTGTGTAGGTTATATCATCATTGACATTCCCAGAACCATTATAGCGGATATATTGAGTTATAATGAGACTACACTGCCCTTTGATATGATCCTTATAGATCAACATCAATATGTTATGATTAACTTAAAAAATCCCAATGAGGAGAGCTCTTTTTTAGGACAAAAATATCAAAGGGATATGACCAAGGCCCATAAAGATATTTATTGGAATATGAATAGTCATAAACCCTATTTATTTCTTAAACATACCTCCTCTTACACCCATTTAGAGACCATTACCCTAGTATCCCTGGATATGATTATACAAAATAATAGGGATGTCAAGGAACTTATCCTATGGGCAGGAGGGATGAGTCTCTTTATTTGTCTCGCCATTGCGTGGTTTTTAGCAAGAAATATTGCTCATCCGATAAATGAACTGGTATCAGCTATGGAAGATGTGGAGAAGGGGAACTTGGCTGTAAGGGTAGAATTTGATCGCAGAGATGAAATAGGGATGTTAGGCAAAAGTTTTAATCATATGGTAGAGAGATTAAAGTTATTAATGAATAATCTGATTCAAAAGCAAAGAAAGATAAGAAAATCAGAGGTAAAACTCTTGCAGGCTCAGATCAATCCTCATTTTTTATATAATGCCCTAGACAGCATAAAATGGATGGCCAAGTTAAATCAAATGGATGAAGTTACCCACATTACTACCCATTTAGGGAAACTTCTACGCCATAGTATTAATATTGGAGATGAATTTACTACAGTGGAGGATAGTTTTCATCTCATTGAAAGTTATCTTTATATTCAAAAGGTGAGATTGGGGGATAAGTTGAAGATTAATATGCATATAGAAGAAAAGACATTAAATTATAGAATACCAAAATTAATATTACAACCCCTAGTGGAAAACGCTATTCTCCATGGGTTTGAGGAAATGGAAGAGGAGTGTCTATTGGAGATTTTAGGATATGAAGAAAAAGATCATATTATTTTGCAGGTAATGGACAATGGAAAAGGTATAGAGGAAAAAGAGATTGAAAATCTCTATAGGTCCATAAAGACAGATGAACACATAGGGCTTTATAATGTAGACCAAAGGGTGAAGCTATATTATGGAAGGGATTATGGAGTAGATATCCTTCCAAGAGCTCAAGGGGGAACAAAAGCCACCCTCAGAATCCCAAAGGAAATAAAGGATGAGGAAGTATGA
- the larA gene encoding nickel-dependent lactate racemase, giving the protein MTKVKIPYSREFIPLDIPDKNIEGILESTAHHFKPDEDQESLVKNALENPIDSLLLRELAKGKEKIVLITSDHTRPVPSKITLPILLEEIRKGNPQADITILIATGFHRSTTREEMIDKFGKEIVDHEKIINHDCRDQQQLIKVGILPSGGELWLNKLAMEADLLLSEGFIEPHFFAGFSGGRKSVLPGIAGETTVLSNHCSKFISSKHSRTGSLKENPIHRDMMFAAKKAKLSFILNVVIDNQKKIIHAVAGDSLGAHQAGCQFVEDLASVKAKPADIVITSNGGYPLDQNIYQAVKGMTAAEASSKKDSLIIIAAACNDGHGGQGFYETFRNASGPQEVMEEILKTPMEKTKPDQWESQILARILMEHEVILVSDQCDPQIIKDMHMSYAKSLEEALDIARRKKGKDAKITLIPDGVSVIVKK; this is encoded by the coding sequence ATGACAAAAGTAAAAATCCCCTATTCTAGGGAGTTTATTCCCTTGGATATTCCAGATAAAAATATAGAGGGAATTTTAGAATCTACGGCTCATCATTTTAAGCCCGATGAAGATCAAGAAAGCCTTGTCAAAAATGCCTTGGAAAACCCCATTGACTCTCTCCTTCTCAGGGAATTAGCTAAGGGCAAAGAAAAGATTGTTCTCATCACCAGTGATCATACCCGGCCCGTACCCAGTAAAATCACCCTTCCTATTTTGTTGGAAGAAATTCGCAAGGGAAATCCCCAGGCAGACATCACCATTTTAATTGCCACTGGATTTCATCGTTCCACTACTAGGGAAGAGATGATTGACAAATTCGGAAAAGAAATCGTCGATCATGAAAAAATCATCAATCATGATTGTAGAGATCAACAACAGTTGATAAAGGTGGGTATCCTTCCCTCTGGAGGAGAGCTATGGCTAAATAAACTGGCTATGGAGGCAGATTTATTACTCTCTGAAGGCTTTATAGAACCCCACTTTTTTGCGGGATTTTCTGGGGGAAGAAAAAGTGTTCTGCCAGGAATTGCAGGAGAGACCACGGTGTTATCCAATCATTGTTCCAAATTTATTTCTAGCAAACATTCCCGTACAGGAAGTCTCAAGGAAAATCCCATACATAGGGATATGATGTTTGCAGCAAAGAAGGCAAAACTCTCCTTTATTTTAAATGTAGTGATTGATAATCAAAAGAAAATCATCCATGCAGTAGCTGGTGATAGTCTAGGGGCTCACCAGGCTGGATGCCAATTTGTGGAAGACCTAGCCAGTGTAAAGGCCAAACCCGCTGACATTGTCATTACTTCCAATGGAGGTTACCCCCTTGATCAAAATATTTATCAAGCCGTTAAAGGAATGACCGCAGCAGAGGCCTCTTCTAAAAAAGATAGTCTCATCATCATTGCAGCAGCCTGTAACGACGGTCATGGGGGCCAAGGTTTTTATGAAACCTTCCGAAATGCTTCAGGTCCTCAGGAAGTTATGGAAGAAATTCTGAAAACTCCTATGGAAAAAACTAAACCTGATCAATGGGAATCTCAAATTCTAGCCCGTATATTGATGGAACATGAAGTTATTCTTGTATCCGATCAATGTGATCCCCAGATCATCAAAGATATGCATATGTCCTATGCCAAGAGCCTTGAAGAGGCTTTGGACATTGCCAGAAGAAAGAAAGGAAAAGATGCAAAAATCACTCTCATCCCCGATGGGGTATCCGTTATTGTGAAAAAATAA